The region ATTGAAAGGTATTTTTTCATGTCCGCTCCTTTATTTTGAATTGGAATTATATCTCAATAACCATATCGTCTACAGATGCAATGGTGTCAGGAAATATCTTCCGTGCAACCTCCTGCGCATTTTTTCTATCTTCAATGGTCTTGTATAGTTCTGCATCGAAGTGAGCAAGTGCCAATCTTTTTGCTCCGGATTCTTTTGCTATTCTTGCTGCTGTTTCAGGGTTCAGGTGCGGCCAGTAGGCATTCTCCTGTCCTGACTGAAAGGCACATTCGGTAATAAGGAGATCGGAGCTTTCTGCAAGCTTCACTGCATTGTCGCAGTATCCCGTATCACCACAAAAGGCAATAATCTTATTATCAACCTCAAACCGATATCCAAGTGTAAGCGATTTGTGCAGAAGAGGGAGACTTACAACTGAAAACGGGAGCCGATCCTTCTGTAAGGGAAGCTCGACAAATTGTGTAGTAAACTGAAAATCTTGTATTGGTGCCGTAAATGGAGCATCAAGCATTTTTCCTAATATGGAGGCAATGCCTTCCTGTCCGCATATCCATAAACCCTGTTGAAAGTTGTATTTGCAGATAGTGTGGAGACCGATAATATGATCGAAATGGAAATGACTTAAAAAGAGATAGGCC is a window of Pseudomonadota bacterium DNA encoding:
- a CDS encoding MBL fold metallo-hydrolase, producing the protein MPKVVFLGTNGWYDTDTGNTICILVDTPYYTIILDAGNGIAKLDGYVDFNKPAYLFLSHFHFDHIIGLHTICKYNFQQGLWICGQEGIASILGKMLDAPFTAPIQDFQFTTQFVELPLQKDRLPFSVVSLPLLHKSLTLGYRFEVDNKIIAFCGDTGYCDNAVKLAESSDLLITECAFQSGQENAYWPHLNPETAARIAKESGAKRLALAHFDAELYKTIEDRKNAQEVARKIFPDTIASVDDMVIEI